In a genomic window of Xenopus laevis strain J_2021 chromosome 5S, Xenopus_laevis_v10.1, whole genome shotgun sequence:
- the stmn4.S gene encoding stathmin-4 isoform X1, with protein sequence MTLAAYKEKVKELPLVSIFCSCFLSDPLKKQTYKYEDTVDLTWCAISDMEVIELNKRASGHSFEVILKPPSFDGIPEITATLPQKRDPSLEEIQKKLEAAEERRKYREAELRKHQAEKREHEREVILKAIEENNNFSKMAKEKLAQRMEVNKENREAHLAAMLERLQEKDKHAEEVRKNKEATR encoded by the exons ATGACTCTGGCAG CCTATAAAGAGAAGGTGAAGGAGCTCCCCCTCGTGTCCATTTTCTGTTCCTGTTTCCTCTCCgatcctttaaagaaacagactTACAAGTATGAAG ACACTGTGGACCTCACATGGTGTGCTATTTCAGACATGGAGGTGATAGAATTAAACAAGAGAGCCTCTGGCCACTCCTTCGAGGTTATCCTGAAACCCCCTTCCTTTGATGGGATTCCAGAGATCACAGCCACCCTGCCCCAGAAACGAGACCCCTCCCTGGAGGAGATCCAGAAAAAACTGGAGGCCGCCGAAGAAAGGCGCaag TATCGGGAGGCAGAACTCCGCAAGCACCAGGCGGAAAAGAGGGAACATGAGCGGGAAGTCATACTGAAAGCCATCGAGGAGAACAACAACTTTAGCAAGATGGCCAAGGAGAAGCTGGCTCAGAGAATGGAGGTCAATAAGGAGAATAGGGAAGCCCACCTTGCGGCCATGCTTGAACGCCTACAAGAGAAG GATAAACATGCAGAAGAAGTGAGGAAAAACAAAGAAGCCACAAGGTAG
- the stmn4.S gene encoding stathmin-4 isoform X2, which yields MTLAAYKEKVKELPLVSIFCSCFLSDPLKKQTYKYEADTVDLTWCAISDMEVIELNKRASGHSFEVILKPPSFDGIPEITATLPQKRDPSLEEIQKKLEAAEERRKYREAELRKHQAEKREHEREVILKAIEENNNFSKMAKEKLAQRMEVNKENREAHLAAMLERLQEKVS from the exons ATGACTCTGGCAG CCTATAAAGAGAAGGTGAAGGAGCTCCCCCTCGTGTCCATTTTCTGTTCCTGTTTCCTCTCCgatcctttaaagaaacagactTACAAGTATGAAG CAGACACTGTGGACCTCACATGGTGTGCTATTTCAGACATGGAGGTGATAGAATTAAACAAGAGAGCCTCTGGCCACTCCTTCGAGGTTATCCTGAAACCCCCTTCCTTTGATGGGATTCCAGAGATCACAGCCACCCTGCCCCAGAAACGAGACCCCTCCCTGGAGGAGATCCAGAAAAAACTGGAGGCCGCCGAAGAAAGGCGCaag TATCGGGAGGCAGAACTCCGCAAGCACCAGGCGGAAAAGAGGGAACATGAGCGGGAAGTCATACTGAAAGCCATCGAGGAGAACAACAACTTTAGCAAGATGGCCAAGGAGAAGCTGGCTCAGAGAATGGAGGTCAATAAGGAGAATAGGGAAGCCCACCTTGCGGCCATGCTTGAACGCCTACAAGAGAAGGTTAGTTAA
- the stmn4.S gene encoding stathmin-4, translated as MTLAAYKEKVKELPLVSIFCSCFLSDPLKKQTYKYEADTVDLTWCAISDMEVIELNKRASGHSFEVILKPPSFDGIPEITATLPQKRDPSLEEIQKKLEAAEERRKYREAELRKHQAEKREHEREVILKAIEENNNFSKMAKEKLAQRMEVNKENREAHLAAMLERLQEKDKHAEEVRKNKEATR; from the exons ATGACTCTGGCAG CCTATAAAGAGAAGGTGAAGGAGCTCCCCCTCGTGTCCATTTTCTGTTCCTGTTTCCTCTCCgatcctttaaagaaacagactTACAAGTATGAAG CAGACACTGTGGACCTCACATGGTGTGCTATTTCAGACATGGAGGTGATAGAATTAAACAAGAGAGCCTCTGGCCACTCCTTCGAGGTTATCCTGAAACCCCCTTCCTTTGATGGGATTCCAGAGATCACAGCCACCCTGCCCCAGAAACGAGACCCCTCCCTGGAGGAGATCCAGAAAAAACTGGAGGCCGCCGAAGAAAGGCGCaag TATCGGGAGGCAGAACTCCGCAAGCACCAGGCGGAAAAGAGGGAACATGAGCGGGAAGTCATACTGAAAGCCATCGAGGAGAACAACAACTTTAGCAAGATGGCCAAGGAGAAGCTGGCTCAGAGAATGGAGGTCAATAAGGAGAATAGGGAAGCCCACCTTGCGGCCATGCTTGAACGCCTACAAGAGAAG GATAAACATGCAGAAGAAGTGAGGAAAAACAAAGAAGCCACAAGGTAG